DNA sequence from the Anaerolineales bacterium genome:
CGGCCGCGCGTCCGCGGCGCCGGCGCAGCCGGCTTCGACGTCGCGGCCGGACATTCCACCCGCCGCCGGGGCACGACCCGCAACGGACTTCCGGGACGCGCCGGAGTTGCTCCTGCGAACCTGGAGCCCGCCGCGGCGGGCGCTCTCCGAACCCGCCGAGGCGCTGTTTCATTATCTGGCGGCCGCGCGGGAGCGGCCGGACGCGGCGGCGATGGCGCTGGCGCAGGCCGCTGTCGCGCTCACCCGCCTGGCGCGCCGCCTCCAGGCGGAAGGGCCGTCCGCCCGGGCGCTGCTTGCGGCGCTGGCCGGGGGCGACCTCGCCACGCTGTACGTCGTGGCCGGAGCGGCCGACGCAGGGGCGCTGCGCGCCTTGCTGGGCGTAGCGCCGGAGACGATTTGGCGGATCGGGCGCGCCGTCGGAGCGCAGCCGGCGCCCCTGGAGGACGCGCAGATAACTCCGGCGACCGCGCGTTTCACGCGGTTCGGCGGCGCTTTCCTGTTGCTGCCGTACGTCGATTCGCTGCCGCTGCCCGCCGCAACGGATCTGCCGCCGCCCCAGGCGGCGGATCCGGAAAGCGCGTTCCGCTTCCTGGTTCTTGTCCGCTGCTTCGGAGCGGAACGGTTCGAAGCCGCCTTCCGGGATCCGCTGCTGCGCGACCTGTTCCGGATCCCGCCGGCCCTTTCTCCCGCCGAAGCCCGCGCATGGGAATCCGCGGTCGCGGCGCAATCGGCAGCCGGATGGCATCCGGAGCTGGCGCGCTGGCAGGCCGCCGTCTGGCCGGAGGACGGCGGGGTGTTCGCGCTCGAACCGCTTCCCGGCGGCGAAGCCGTTCTGCTCGATGCGGAATCGGGCGTCTGGCGCTGGCGGGGAGGAACGGACCGCGGGGAGCTGGCGCGGATCGAAACGCTGCTTCCGCCGGATGCCGCGCTCCACTGCCGCGCGGATTCACTCCGCAGCTCCGCCGCGGAGGCGCTGCCCGGATTCCGGATCCGCGCGGGGGATGCGGCTCCTACTTTCGAGCGCTTCGCGGAGGACGCCGATTTTCTCGAAGCGGAATCCGGCGTCGCCGCGCGGATATTCGCTCCGGCGGCCCAGAACGCGCTGCGCGCATTCGCCCAACGGCTGCCGGGGTTCGCCCGCTCCGGCCTGCCGTACCTCCACCGGAATTTTTTGGATCTGACCGCATCCCTCGAGGAATTCCCGGAGCGGCGGGTCGTCCGGCTGGGGCGGCCGCCGCTGGACCTGGTGCTCTCGATGGCCGGACTCAACCGCGCGTCCCACCGGCTGCGCGGACCGGACGCCCGGCCGTTCGAACTGTATCCGCAGGAGTAATGGATCGATGTTTCCCTCGTCCCGCGAACACCTGGAAGCGGAATTGCGCAGGCTCGACCTGCTGATCCACCGCGAAATCCTGCGCCTGAGGGCCTCGTACCAGCTGTCGCTGGACGAGTTCCGCGGGCTGTACGTCTCCGACGAACAGGTGGACGCGCTCGTCCGGCGCGGCTCCGAAGCCGATCCCGGCCGGCCCGCCGCGGAGGAGCTCACCCTCCGGGCGGCCGAGATGCGCGGCCGGATCGATTCCACCTCCAACCCGCAGATCCCCTGGCGGAGGGTGGCGGGCGAGTTCCAACTCGGCCCCGCCGAGCGGGAAGCCCTGTTGATCGCGTTGGCGCCGGAGTTCGACGGCAAGTACGAAACGCTCTACGCCTACCTTAATAACGACGTCGCCCGGCGCTGGCCGACGGTCGACCTCGTCCGGCGGCTTTCCGGCGGCGAGGGACCGCTGACGCCCGACAACGTGCTGTTCGCCTCCGGATTGTTGCAGACGTTTCCGTCCGCGGCGGAAAGATCCTCATGGCCGGCGGCGGGATTGCGCGCGGCGCCGGTCCTTGCTCCTTATTTAATGGAAAAGCCCATTCTCGATCCGCTCCTGGCGGAATTCTGCCGCGTCGAAAATCCCGCCGCCGGCTGGGAAGGGACCGAATTGCCGCCGACAATGCTCGCCGAGTTGCGGCGGGCGGGCGGATTATTTTCCTCCGAGGCTGCCCCAGCCTTGGTGTTTATCGGGCGCACCGGCGCGGAAAGGCGACGCGCGGCGGGCGCGGTCTGCGCTGAAGCGGGGCTTTCCATTTTATGGCTGGATCCCTCGGCATCTTCAGCCTGGACCCGCTGCGGACCGGTGGCGGCCCTGCAAGCCCGCCTGCACCGATGCGGAATCTACATCCAAAACGCGGAAAGCCTCTTCGACCGCGAAGGGAATCCGCTGCCGGAAAGTGCGGCTTTCGTGCGGACCGTCGCCGCTTCCGGAAGGCCGCTGATCCTGGGAATTCCACCCGGGCTCGATTGGCACGATCTGCTGCGGGATCGGCCGGCGCTGCCGTTTTTCTTCCCCGCCCCATCCTACGAGGGGCGCCTCCGGCAGTGGCGCGGGCAACTGCACAATCGCGGTTTCACGCCTCCGGATTCGGAGCTGGCCGACCTGGCCGGCCGCTTCATGCTCTCCCCAAGCCAGATCGCGCAGGCGGCGGCGCTGGCCGCCGCGCGCCACCTCCTGCGGGGCGGCGGGGACGAGGGACCGAGCCTCGAGACTCTGCTCGAGGCCGCCCGGGAAACCTCCGGGCGGAAGCTCGGGCGTCTGGCCATCAAGCTGGAGCCGGCCCATGATTGGAACGACCTGGTCCTGCCCGCCGCCACGCTGGCCAGGGTGCGCGAGGTGTCCGACGCCATCCGCAACTACAGCGTCGTGTTCGAGGAATGGGATTTCCGGCGCCGGATCATCACCGGCCGCGGTCTGAAGGCGCTGTTCTCCGGCGCCTCGGGGACGGGCAAGACGATGACCGCCGCGATCATCGCCCGCGAACTGGGGCTGGACATCTACCGCATCGACCTGTCGGGGATCGTCAGCAAGTACATCGGCGAGACGGAGAAGAACCTGGACCGGATCTTCCAATCCGCCGAAAGCGGGAACGCGATCCTCTTCTTCGACGAGGCCGACGCCCTGTTCGGCCGGCGCTCGGAAGTGAAGGACTCGCACGACCGCTACGCCAACATCGAGATCTCCTACCTGCTGCAGAAGATAGAGGAATACGGCGGCGTGGTGATCCTGGCTTCCAATATGAGCCACAACATCGACGGCGCCTTCGCCCGCCGGATGAACTACGTCGTC
Encoded proteins:
- a CDS encoding ATP-binding protein, with product MFPSSREHLEAELRRLDLLIHREILRLRASYQLSLDEFRGLYVSDEQVDALVRRGSEADPGRPAAEELTLRAAEMRGRIDSTSNPQIPWRRVAGEFQLGPAEREALLIALAPEFDGKYETLYAYLNNDVARRWPTVDLVRRLSGGEGPLTPDNVLFASGLLQTFPSAAERSSWPAAGLRAAPVLAPYLMEKPILDPLLAEFCRVENPAAGWEGTELPPTMLAELRRAGGLFSSEAAPALVFIGRTGAERRRAAGAVCAEAGLSILWLDPSASSAWTRCGPVAALQARLHRCGIYIQNAESLFDREGNPLPESAAFVRTVAASGRPLILGIPPGLDWHDLLRDRPALPFFFPAPSYEGRLRQWRGQLHNRGFTPPDSELADLAGRFMLSPSQIAQAAALAAARHLLRGGGDEGPSLETLLEAARETSGRKLGRLAIKLEPAHDWNDLVLPAATLARVREVSDAIRNYSVVFEEWDFRRRIITGRGLKALFSGASGTGKTMTAAIIARELGLDIYRIDLSGIVSKYIGETEKNLDRIFQSAESGNAILFFDEADALFGRRSEVKDSHDRYANIEISYLLQKIEEYGGVVILASNMSHNIDGAFARRMNYVVEFPMPDEARRERLWRGMFPQRAPLGADVDFAFLARQFQLAGGEIRNVSLEAAFLAARDGRVIRMRHLVRAMARETLKQGKLPTAAEFKQHYALVGRE